A region of Vibrio chagasii DNA encodes the following proteins:
- a CDS encoding lipid A deacylase LpxR family protein yields the protein MKYLRCLPLILLSFSSLASDRSTVTFALDNDGIFGVDQDYTNGLFLGYTSSSITPYDWVKPLSLSYWGASSLDKWEITLGHKMYTPSDIEVEEPLPNDRPYAGYLHTEFNYISLNPQQAQRFNITFGTTGERALSEDAQKLVHSITKSDEPLGWEYQVDDEWAGSVGYLSHFNLMRNQALANTDFEISNVSEINVGNFRSDISTGFMFRWGTDLGGNFGAANITSENPFRPGMIGASNSGWFTYAGLEGRYRFNDLTIEGDRSEIKENWPNPEQYDVTLENLQATAVMGVAWYNQYVGASFALTAKTPDYKEAKESVYTTGGITMFAFF from the coding sequence ATGAAATACCTTCGTTGTTTACCCCTAATCCTTCTCTCTTTTTCATCTTTGGCGTCCGACCGCTCTACCGTCACATTCGCACTAGACAATGATGGAATTTTTGGTGTCGACCAAGACTATACCAACGGACTGTTTTTGGGTTACACATCGTCAAGCATTACCCCATACGATTGGGTAAAACCATTAAGTCTTTCTTACTGGGGCGCAAGCTCTCTAGATAAGTGGGAAATCACCCTTGGCCACAAAATGTATACCCCTTCTGACATAGAGGTAGAAGAGCCTTTACCAAATGACCGCCCATACGCCGGTTACTTACACACAGAATTCAACTACATCAGCTTGAACCCGCAACAAGCTCAGCGCTTTAACATCACGTTTGGCACAACAGGCGAGCGTGCGCTTTCTGAAGATGCTCAAAAACTGGTTCACTCGATCACTAAATCAGATGAGCCTCTGGGGTGGGAATACCAAGTTGATGATGAATGGGCGGGCAGCGTTGGTTACCTTAGTCATTTCAACTTAATGCGTAATCAAGCGTTGGCGAATACTGATTTCGAGATTTCTAACGTTTCAGAAATTAACGTAGGTAACTTTAGAAGTGATATTTCAACAGGCTTTATGTTCCGTTGGGGTACTGACCTAGGTGGTAACTTTGGTGCGGCTAATATCACGAGCGAAAATCCATTTAGACCAGGTATGATCGGTGCATCGAACAGCGGTTGGTTTACCTATGCAGGCCTCGAAGGTCGCTACCGTTTCAACGATCTAACAATCGAAGGCGATCGCTCTGAAATCAAAGAGAACTGGCCAAACCCAGAACAGTACGACGTAACTCTAGAGAACCTTCAAGCAACAGCTGTCATGGGTGTGGCTTGGTACAACCAATACGTTGGTGCATCCTTCGCGCTAACCGCAAAAACTCCGGATTACAAAGAAGCGAAAGAGTCTGTATACACCACCGGTGGCATTACAATGTTCGCGTTTTTCTAG
- the pflB gene encoding formate C-acetyltransferase, whose product MAEQFAKAWEDFAAGEWQSEVNVRDFIQKNYTPYEGDESFLVSEGTEATNKLWASVMEGIKQENATKAPVDFDTSVISTITSHDAGYIEKDLETIVGLQTEKPLKRAIIPNGGIRMVEGSCKAYGETLDPAVSKIYSEYRKTHNAGVFDIYTPDILKCRKSGVLTGLPDAYGRGRIIGDYRRVALYGIDFLMKDKQAQFASLQEQFESGENLAETMQLREEISEQHRALGQIKEMAAKYGFDISEPAQTAQEAIQWTYFAYLAAVKSQNGAAMSLGRTSTFLDIYIERDIAAGKITEVEAQEMIDHFVMKLRMVRFLRTPEYDELFSGDPIWATESMGGMGIDGRTLVTRSNFRFLNSLYTMGPSPEPNITVLWSEQLPDGFKRFCAKVSIDTSSIQYENDDLMRPDLESDDYAIACCVSPMIVGKQMQFFGARANLAKTMLYAINGGVDEKLKLQVGPVSDKITDEVLNYDDVMARLDTFMDWLAKQYVTALNSIHYMHDKYSYEASLMALHDRDVRRTMACGIAGLSVAADSLSAIKFATVKPIRDEDGIATDFEIEGDYPKYGNNDARVDDIACELVSTFMNKIRKLKTYRNSIPTQSVLTITSNVVYGKKTGNTPDGRRAGAPFAPGANPMHGRDEKGAVASLTSVGKLPFADAQDGISYTFSIVPNALGKDAEGQKANLAGLMDGYFHHEAGIEGGQHLNVNVLNRDTLEDAVKHPEKYPQLTIRVSGYAVRFNSLTAEQQADVIARTFTESL is encoded by the coding sequence ATGGCAGAGCAATTTGCTAAAGCTTGGGAAGATTTTGCTGCAGGTGAGTGGCAAAGCGAAGTAAACGTTCGTGATTTCATTCAAAAGAACTACACGCCGTATGAAGGCGACGAGTCTTTCCTAGTTTCTGAAGGTACTGAGGCTACTAACAAGCTTTGGGCTTCGGTAATGGAAGGTATCAAACAGGAAAACGCAACTAAAGCACCTGTAGATTTCGATACTTCTGTTATCTCTACCATCACTTCTCATGATGCGGGTTACATCGAAAAAGATCTAGAAACTATCGTTGGTCTTCAAACAGAGAAACCACTTAAGCGTGCGATCATCCCTAACGGTGGTATTCGTATGGTTGAGGGTTCTTGTAAAGCATACGGTGAAACTCTGGATCCAGCTGTTTCTAAAATCTACTCTGAATACCGTAAAACACACAACGCAGGTGTTTTCGATATCTACACACCTGACATCCTAAAATGTCGTAAGTCTGGTGTTCTAACTGGTCTTCCAGATGCTTACGGCCGTGGTCGTATCATCGGTGACTACCGTCGTGTAGCTCTATACGGTATCGACTTCCTAATGAAAGACAAGCAAGCTCAGTTTGCTTCTCTTCAAGAGCAATTCGAAAGTGGCGAAAACCTAGCAGAAACAATGCAACTTCGCGAAGAGATCTCTGAGCAACACCGCGCTCTAGGTCAAATCAAAGAGATGGCTGCTAAATACGGCTTCGATATCTCTGAGCCAGCTCAAACTGCTCAAGAAGCTATCCAATGGACTTACTTCGCTTACCTAGCGGCTGTTAAGTCTCAAAACGGTGCTGCAATGTCTCTAGGTCGTACTTCGACTTTCCTAGACATCTACATCGAGCGTGATATCGCTGCTGGCAAGATCACTGAAGTTGAAGCTCAAGAAATGATCGACCACTTCGTAATGAAGCTACGTATGGTTCGTTTCCTACGTACTCCTGAGTACGATGAGCTATTCTCTGGCGACCCAATCTGGGCAACAGAGTCTATGGGTGGTATGGGTATCGACGGTCGTACGCTAGTAACGCGTTCTAACTTCCGTTTCCTAAACTCTCTATACACTATGGGTCCTTCTCCAGAGCCAAACATCACTGTTCTTTGGTCTGAGCAACTACCTGACGGCTTCAAGCGTTTCTGTGCGAAGGTGTCTATCGATACTTCTTCTATCCAGTACGAAAATGATGACCTAATGCGTCCTGACCTAGAGTCTGATGATTACGCTATCGCTTGTTGTGTATCTCCAATGATCGTTGGTAAGCAAATGCAGTTCTTCGGTGCTCGTGCTAACCTTGCGAAAACAATGCTTTACGCAATCAACGGCGGTGTAGATGAGAAGCTTAAACTTCAAGTAGGTCCTGTTTCTGACAAGATCACTGACGAAGTTCTTAACTACGATGACGTAATGGCTCGCCTAGACACATTCATGGACTGGCTAGCTAAGCAATACGTGACTGCACTAAACAGCATTCACTACATGCACGACAAGTACAGCTACGAAGCGTCTCTAATGGCTCTTCATGACCGTGACGTTCGTCGTACTATGGCTTGTGGTATCGCAGGTCTATCTGTTGCAGCTGACTCACTATCTGCAATCAAGTTCGCGACTGTTAAACCAATCCGCGACGAAGATGGCATCGCAACTGACTTCGAAATCGAAGGCGATTACCCTAAATACGGTAACAACGACGCTCGTGTAGATGATATCGCTTGTGAACTAGTTTCTACGTTCATGAACAAGATCCGTAAGCTTAAGACTTACCGTAACTCTATCCCTACACAGTCAGTTCTTACTATTACATCTAACGTTGTATACGGTAAGAAAACAGGTAACACTCCAGACGGTCGTCGTGCTGGTGCTCCTTTCGCTCCTGGTGCTAACCCAATGCACGGTCGTGATGAGAAAGGTGCTGTAGCGTCACTAACGTCTGTAGGTAAACTACCGTTTGCTGATGCACAAGATGGTATCTCGTACACGTTCTCTATCGTACCTAACGCTCTTGGTAAAGATGCTGAAGGTCAGAAAGCGAACCTTGCAGGCCTAATGGATGGTTACTTCCACCACGAAGCTGGCATTGAAGGTGGTCAACACCTTAACGTGAACGTTCTTAACCGCGACACTCTAGAAGACGCAGTTAAGCACCCTGAGAAATACCCTCAGCTAACAATCCGTGTATCTGGTTACGCTGTTCGCTTTAACTCTCTAACTGCAGAGCAACAAGCTGACGTAATCGCACGTACATTTACTGAGTCTCTATAA